DNA from Malus sylvestris chromosome 11, drMalSylv7.2, whole genome shotgun sequence:
TACTGTAAGGCTCCTACAATACTTCAATAGGTAACAGGATTTGCATAGGGATTTCCatcatttttaatatttgtttgtgtgaaattattttaaaggccacattttttttaatatttttttttcagttatgCATTAAAGGTTATAATTGTGATTTCATTGGTTTTTTGTTGACAAACAGAGTTCTATTgatatgtagtttagattagAGACATGCTTTGATAACATGTgagtgagagaaaaaaaaaagagcaaaaaCTTTAATCTATTAAATATCTATATAATGCTTTAATGGTCATCCCTTAGCGCAAACACTAAGCAAGTAAACTACTTTCCTTTAAAGCTTTTGTTTTAGCAATTTCTTCCACCTTCCTCCAAGAACTAACTTGCCGGCACTACTTTAATGCCCAtgaattttcttttatgatattttctttcaattatgcATGGAAGATGCCACTttgtactacagtctagtggtactcttcttcacttgtaagtggaAGGTTTAGGTTCGAGTTTCGCCAAAGGCGAAATTGAACTACAttttgctagcctattgtgaggcttagccacTCTcccacccccttagtgtagataatatcgtttgttcaaaaataaaattatgcaTGGACGAGTACAATAGTATTTTCCTTGGTTTTTGGCTGACAAAGAGCGATCTATTAGTAATCATTATATAgatagggatgtgctatccacacaccctattttacttctcacacaccccttgataatttctgtccgttgatcttcttcaattcatccgatccgacggccgaaaatttaaaaggtgtgtgagaaataaaatagggtgtgtggatatcacacccctatagaTATATATGTCCCATTACGTTGAGGGACACCTTGTGGGACCAAATCTACAATGGATTTCGACGATTCGACCATTGAATATCCATCTCATAATTCGTAGATCATCCTAAAACAATCATCAAAATTGTTAAGTCAACTTGGTGGAATGTAAAAAGAGGTGAACATAGTTTTTTCAATAAACACTAAAATGATTACCTTCGAATTAAGTGGTCAAATGATTTTCGATTTTGAAGAACATTTTTAAGAATAATCTATGAATAATGACTTAAATATTCAATGGTTGAAAAGTCGAAATCCATTGCCGATTGAGCCTATATACACACTGGCGGATCAATGGCGCATGGGCTTGTTTGTGCTGCACGTTGTTGCGTCCTTGAGCAAGTTGTTGTGCATTGTGCAATGTTGCagcattcttttttctttatctGATCAGTTAGTCTCCTGGGGTTTGTGGTGTAAACCACAACCAAGATTCAGTTACAAGAATCACAACCGAGTAAAGCACAAAACCTCAATCCAGATGAATGCTGCAATACACTAACCTGAAGAGTTTTCACTCGACGAGCCatgcatgcttgaataaaaaaatGTGCAGTAACTCTTCTCCTCTCTGTCAGAATACCTTATGCTCAAACTAAGAATAGGGCCTAGTTCCAAAAGAGCGTAGTTCTGTGAGAGCAGAGATCAcaatatatatagatacatatAACGTTCTCATAATATAATGAAGACTCCCTATTAGAATCCATATAGAAAACAACTTATGTTTCCCATCATATCTCAGTTCCAATGCTTCAACAAAATTCTTTATCAACAAGAATTAACCTACATCTTCTAATAAGGCTTTCCTAATTGGACTCAAACAGCCGATGCCAAAATATCTAATCTCATATTCATATTCTTACATGTGGTTGTTATATATCATAACCTCTCAACTCTCAAGACACTGTAATGATATATCCGCattttttattaagtttttaaatACGTTAATTGATGAATTTAACATTCCCTAAAGTTCTCTAAATCTCAACTTTTTGGAGCATCATGCAAGATTTTTTTGTTGCTATCGTTGATGTGGTATTTTCATAAGATAAAAACTCGAGATGGAAAATTGTATCttgtaaggtttttttttatcgttCAAAAAACTTTTATACATTGACCTTTCATAgaaaaatttctgaatccacaactatatatatatatatatatatatatatatgtttgcaAACTCAGATGAGACacacactttgatgagataCACAAATGTTGATAAAATCACAAGAAAAATGATTATGCTAGCCGCAGTTGTTCAGGACGCAAACACATTCACTAATGATTGTGGCCGTAGAATAACAATCTTGGTGAAGATACAAGCGACTGACATTAACATAACTCCAAAAAATAGAGAGGGGCAAACCCGTTGTTGGGAATTTTAGTGCTACATTTGATCAAGAATTGGGTTTGGGGGTCGATCATATGCTTAAACAACTGACCCAGCATTGATACAAACTATGATCACTCTAACCTCCAAGGTCTTTCAGAAAGGAACCCAACCCACCATTTTAGGCCAGGCCAGACTAGCTGAACTGGAGTTGTTGGGCCTTGGTTAGTACTTGCTGGACTCGTGCTAATCTGCCCTCCTGTTTCTTCAAGCCTAAAACTAAAACTACACTGAAAATCTTCAGTTATCTCTCTATGAAATAATTCTTTCAATTTCATGGTTCACTTCTAAATGTAGCGATGCTTTTTGAGATAAAACTCGCAATCAGAGGCTCAATGAGCCACTACCTACCTTTAGTATTGAGCCTAGTAGTTAACTTCAGGGTAAAATAGATCTAAATTTAAACCATCTATATATATTTAGTATCAATGTAGGCAGGTGAACAAGGAGATTAAAGTGAATGTATGTTCTAATAAATTCCCACGAAGTGCTATGGTTTATCAATTATCATAACTGAGGTGGCATCAATTGACCAAAATGGAGTAAGATTCTTCTTCCCTCCAGTCCCCTCATCAatctttttcctctttttctttctcttttattATAGAAATCAACACCAAGTATTATTGTGGCTTAATTATAACTGTTCAAATAGAAGAAGACTGAAAATGAAGGgaatttagaaaaataaataaaatcctaCTCCCAACTTGAATTGGTGAAAGCAATAAAATTAGAACCCCACCACTTTAAAATGTTGTATTAATTTTGGTTGTGGGAGAGTGAAAGCGTCTTCATTCAACAGATTAATGGAATTCATACACGACCATCCTATTTAAAATGATGCATCTCTGTCGGGAAGAAAAAGTTACTAATGGAGATGTATTTGTTGTGAAAGTTATGTTACTTACATTGGGTTAGATGGACACTAATTAGGATAATACTAAAGCGACTAAATTTGTTAACGATATGGAAGTTGATAatttgattattacttaaattttgattaacgtgcttattttttattggtgacacatcatttgattagCAAATTTAGTCAATAAATATAATCTACTTAGTTTTACTCATTAAGCAATACCATTAGGAATGATTTATTCACATGTAAAGTCTAATgattgagagatttttcaatgtaaccGATACTCAGGacggtacatcacgtgtcactatataaatagtgggatatatgtgctaaaaaatcgataacttaaaaaataaaatttctcaccacttctattagaacacgtgatgtaccacttgtattcccgtcataataaaaaatttatctcCTAATGATCAGGCGCACTTTCACACTAACCAACAAAAATTGAGCAAATGTATACATAAGCAGTGGCAGATCAAGGGGTTTTGTAGGTTCCAAGACATGCAGAAGTTGGGAAATTGAAGTTGCCGGAGGGCTCGGGGGCCATCTGGCATGAGACTTGAGAATGCCCATAAATCGTTCAATGAAATGTTTCTTGGGCAGAATTTGGCAGCCCTTGACAAGTGATGCTCAACAAGTTTTGGTATAAGACCTGGCAGGTGATGCTCAGCATCAGGCTTTGTAAGTTGTCGATAGAACTAGGAAGATAACGACATATCCTCCAAGTACTTGATTAAATGccttaataaaaaaactaaaacaaatttgagaactttaacgaaaaactcccgatACTGttttactttaatgaaaaaccacatttttacactaaaaaatcaatcttggtactactcactttaccctttattttgttcttatcgttaaaactcaaagttttcaagcatttttcattaatttttctaaaaGAATTTGGGCATTGCTCTCATTTGGATCTTTTACTTTGGGACTCCACAAAGTTAAagtcttagggctggtttggtattgctgtgatttgaaaaaaaactgcttcttctgtgctgtgaaaataagcggctgtgaaataaagctgtaGAGTGTTTTGTAAAAaggcttttgaaaaaaaaaacagtattatagtgtttgataaatttttatgtaaaacagatgtgaaaaaaaaccagtttttcaaagctgggttttgcagcttcttgttttgggcttttttcacccaaaactgtgaaaaaaagctgaagctgaatgtttaccaaacacaaaaaaactcccggcttttttttataccaacttttttcagaatcacctcagcACCAAACCAAGCCTTAATGAGATCCTCCATTGAACACAAAACACATGACGTGTGATGGTCGTGTCCAGAAGACTACACTACTTTTGTCGCACAACCACAGAGCCTGACAAAGTAATTTTAAAATATGCCCTATATTAGATACAAAAATCTGGCATAAAGTACTtaaagggtgcgtttgttgcaccaaaTTATTTCAGACTGGATtgacttagactagactaagttgACTGAATTAATGAAGTGTTTGGTGCAATAtcagactaagaagcaggataactattaaatttagatactatattatttaatctctatttattaatattttattattaatctaTCATTTTACTTCTACAAACACCTATCTAAAGGCCAGTATTTTTTTCCCTAGCATATCACTCTAACCCATTCCTTTTTCCTCCGCTACTCTCTCCCTCCCCTCTCCCTCTTTGTATCTGGTTCACCATTTTCTAGAATTCTCTTCCACTCTACGTATACATCTCTCTATTTTCCTCCGCCCACTCTCTCCCTAACCTCTCCCTTTTTTCCTTATGCAGAGGATTCATCAAAGCTCACCACCCAACGCCTCCTCTGATTTTCTCGAAAAATCTGGGGATTTTCTGGtgattttgcattttttgttttgaatttgtttGGGAGATTCGTCTGTATGTGCTTTTGGGGGAATTTTAGATGTTGGATTTTgaggtttttgttttgaatttgtttGGGAGATTCGTCTACTTGTGCTTTTGGGGGAATTTAGATGTTGGATTTTGAGATTTAGGCAGTGGGTGGGGAGTGGGTTTCAGATCTAGACAGGGGTAAGGGAGTAGGAGTTGCAGACGACAAAGGTGTGCAAACGATGTTGAAGACAGGATTAGCAATCCCGTGGTTTTTTGGGGGTCTCACTAGGAGTACTTAGCGAAGCTCTTAGTCGGAATGAGTCCGACTTAATCCCATTTAGGTTTAGTCCAGCTTGCACCAAACACGGGATTAGTAATCTTAGCAAAGTAGTCCAATCCAGTGAACTTtaatgagggcaaacaaacatgCCCAAAAGATCTTAGGCCTCTCAACGGGATCAAGATCATCTCCTGAGCTTAAGAAGCTAAGTGTCCTGAGCAAATCATACAGACCGTTATATCAAAATTCAACAACTACAAATAGGAGAtccctctaaaaattataataattgtaactgtTTGATTTTGATCCAACAATCCGTGTGCTTTGCTCAGAAGACTCAGCCTCCTAAGTTCTGAAAGGATGTTGATCCCTCTCAATACGCAACCAGTTTATATTTATGTTGATTTGCCTTCTaacttcatataaaatttttcAAAAGCCAATGATTAACGTTTAACTCGCATCAAAATGTTTAAATTCACCATCCATCGATCTACACAAGAACAAAAGTagccaatttttttatttccctTTTCCCTTTAGTATCAAAAGCAATTAACTTTCCtcctaaaaaaaatttggaagtggaaacacacacacatcacaCTTCACAACAATGGAAACTCACGGATATCCAATACCGCCGCATGCCAAGAGCACAGTGTGAAACAATATATGTCATAATATAATAGGTAATactggagaaattaaatttttagacAAATTTTAGAAAGGAAAGAATATGgaaattgatgattgatttattacttaagtgttaatAAATATACTCATTtatattagtgacacatcaatTAGTTTGCACATTATTACTAAGTATTGATAAACGTAATCGTTACTATTTGTGGTAAATATTTAGTTTGCTAAAATTGTCTACGAATTTAatttctctagcattaccctaatataattagttgaaactttttttttaagtttctaaCAAATTGTATTGtaataatagatgaatcgggCCGTGTTTTCAACAAACTAAAAAATCTTTCCTCGTACAATCTGATGATTTCTCAGCATACAAGAACACATAGTATAATATCACATGTTATCATACAATTAGACAAATACTTAAAGAAAATTTATCTATAATGACACATAGTGTTCAGCCTCTTATTCTTTATTTCTAACTGAAAATCTTCTCCTCACAGAGTCCCTAGGCCCCACAACCCGGCCCCACACTATTTAACCCGACAagcatctctctccctcccaaCCAGACAAGAAGTCCACAAATTATAGCGGCCTAGAGTCAGTTGAATTTTGCTTGTCAGTTGTATAGGAAAATGGTCTCTTGCGTATCGGACACTGCTCGGACCCTCTCCTGCCGGGACGGACGCGCCGCCGCTCAACTCAAGCTAATCTCAATCTCCGTCATCTTCGTCACCAGCGTCATCGGCATATCGTCCCCCGTCCTCCTCTCCCGCTACTTCCAAGGCAAGCCAGCGTACGACAAAGCAACGCTCGTCATCAAGTGCTTCGCCGCCGGCGTCATCCTCTCCACCTCCCTCGTCCACGTCCTCCCCGATGCCTTCCTAGCCCTCAACGACTGCCACGTGTCCTCCCACCACCCCTGGAAGGACTACCCCTTTTCGGGGCTCGTCACCATGGTCGGCGCCATCATCGCCCTCCTCGTCGACCTCACGGCCACCTCACACATGGAATCCCACTCCGCCGGCGGCGGCCACGGTCACGGCGGATACGAGGTCGTGCCGGTGGGGACGCGGGACGAATTGATGGGGAAGAATAGCAAATTGTCGATGGATACGgaggtggcggtggcggtgggtGTGGAGAGTAATAGTGGTGGGGGTAGTGAGGAAATGTTGATCCGGATGAAGCAGCGGCTGGTTTCGCAGGTGTTGGAAATCGGGATTATTTTCCACTCGGTGATAATTGGGGTGACGATGGGGATGTCGCAGAACCAGTGCACCATCCGGCCGCTGGTCGCTGCGCTGTCGTTTCATCAGATTTTCGAAGGGATGGGACTCGGGGGATGCATTGCTCAGGTAAATTTATTAACAAATATCTTAATAATTTGATTTTAGATACAAAAATTGACGACATAGATTTTGTTGTTTATTACTTTCTCTAAGTTTGCGGGTCTCTGATTTACCTTTGTCTTCAATTGGAGAAATTTTCAATATATCGGAAACACGTCCAGTACACCACAAAACAATTGGTCGGatacttggaaaaaaaaaaatttaattaattatgtgtGGCACTTGATGTATGTAGTTTGTACACTAAAACATATCTCATTTGACTGATCATACTGTTAGAATTCTAGGTCATTATTGTTTGAAAATTCTAGTATGCTCCGTTGTGATTAAAATTCAGATGGTTTCAAAAGTGATTTTAATTCTGAAACTGACATATTCAATGGGCGAAGTAAATGTTCCAACTCAATGTGCTCGTATGGGTaagctttatttgttttttgttcgaAAATTTGCACATTATTTGTACGTGAATGTTTTGATGAGTATTTTTATGTCCGAAAAATTGACACAATTTTTTGTTTAGTGGTCGGGTGTGAAGCACTTGCAACTTTTTTAACGGAACAATTTATCGAATTAGTAAGAGACATATAgcaataacttttattttaatgGAGGTGgcacattattattattatttatttatttttttggagatTTGCTAAATGGCCTAAAATTCAGATGATATTggtataaattattaaattattttataaaacaatGTAACTTTAGATAATGCTGCAAAATCAAACACCAATTAAAAGCAGAAGTTTATTATAATATAAAAGTGGGTTTATAAAGTACACAAACGATATTATACAATATCACCTGCATGCACAAAAATAACAAAGCAAATAGCTATCATATGATCCTAGGAATATTCATGTAGTGCGCAAAATCTCAGTCCCAAGAACACGTGGCTTATAAAATTCGTAACAAACTAAAGTGTTTATTACACGTGGAAATATGAGTTAggtcaattaaaaaaaatccgcCATGCACATGCGTTCTACTCCTCCTTCTAGTAAAATAAAAGAACAACTTACATGATATGACATGGCTAACACCATCACGCACCCATGCCAAAGTATCGTATCAATGAAATGAAGAcatgaattaaaatatatatgtgtttttatTTCATTGACATGAGACGCTGCAAGTGTCATATAAGTCTTTCTCATAAAGTAAAGACTTCTCTATATGTTTTGACAAAGAAAGAAAGTGCTCTTACATAAGATGCGCTTCATTTGCTTCGTTGCAGGCAGGATTTAGGTTCGGGACAACAGCCTACATGTGCTTCATGTTTGCAGTGACAACACCAATGGGGATAGTATTGGGTATGATCTTGTTCTCGGTGACTGGTTACGATGATAGGAACCCTAATGCCCTAATCTTGGAGGGTTTGTTAGGGTCCTTCTCCTCGGGTATACTTATCTACATGGCTCTGGTCGATCTCATAGCTCTCGATTTCTTCCACAACAAGATGATGAGCTCCAATTCATGGTTGCGAAAAACATCGTACATCGCTCTTGTTCTTGGCTCTTCCTCTATGTCCATCCTTGCCCTTTGGGCATAGAATTTGCTCCTTTTTTAATTagccaaggaaaagaaaaatcatgtcATGGGTTGCATAATGTTTAGTTTGAAATGTGAAATGATCGTTGATAGGTGCCGTGTAGCATAATGTTGTTATCACATCTTCATTTGGATCTTTGTAAGAAGTAGAGGAAAGAAATCGAAAATGTGAACATCAATGGGGCGATAGGGTAAAGCTTGTGCCCGTTATATCTTGTATCTTAGACGGGGTTCTACCTTTAATCAGTTATATAAGATATTCTACCTAGAGGTTCCAAACACTAACAATATATATTGTTCTCGCATTATGttcgaaaaataaaattttatttatcaaCGAAAATGAGAATCCGAATTTGGATTGTTAGTTTCAATTACATTGAAGATTGGATAGCACTATCactcaaggttctaaaagacgttaggcgctagtcgggcaaCAGtttggggcctagcgcctatgcggctaggcggatttaattaaatctattatatttcgtgtaaataagtgtctgtttatacttaaaatgtatatgatttcatcataaactacaaaatggaataacatatatattatgagctattggaacataatgaaaacatggagaaCGAGTATATAATGTATGTTCcttgggtgcgtttggtacgcagacggaacggaacggaacgggacgggacgggacggaacgggacgggacgggacggaacgaaggtgtaatttttgaaaaagacatggggtatatttgtcttaaaatggtaaaacattgcgtTCCAcaaacgtggaacaaacccgttccagggggggaggtggaacgcaaaaacactcaaaatctgtcccgtggaacagcccgttccacccatttttggagcaccaaacgcgggacagaacgcctcgtcccgttccgtcccgtcccgtcccacgtaccaaacgcacccttaagtattcaacaagtctcttacaatttattgaaaaaaataaaatacaaaatgaaagttatctattttctgtctaagtaaACCGCAACCTAGGCATCTAGGCGGGTCTGGGAGGCTAGACGGGTGTCTAGACGGTCTAAGCACACGCCTTAGTAGGTCTAGGcgtcctttttaattttcaaccgcTTAGGCATTAATCGGAACAGTGTCCAACCGCCTAGCTCCTAGGGGCCTAAGCGACATTaggcggagatttttagaacagtcaCTACCTCTTAGTTTGGACTAACATGATGCGAAAGAAgctatttaattattt
Protein-coding regions in this window:
- the LOC126591622 gene encoding zinc transporter 6, chloroplastic-like; this translates as MVSCVSDTARTLSCRDGRAAAQLKLISISVIFVTSVIGISSPVLLSRYFQGKPAYDKATLVIKCFAAGVILSTSLVHVLPDAFLALNDCHVSSHHPWKDYPFSGLVTMVGAIIALLVDLTATSHMESHSAGGGHGHGGYEVVPVGTRDELMGKNSKLSMDTEVAVAVGVESNSGGGSEEMLIRMKQRLVSQVLEIGIIFHSVIIGVTMGMSQNQCTIRPLVAALSFHQIFEGMGLGGCIAQAGFRFGTTAYMCFMFAVTTPMGIVLGMILFSVTGYDDRNPNALILEGLLGSFSSGILIYMALVDLIALDFFHNKMMSSNSWLRKTSYIALVLGSSSMSILALWA